The Candidatus Woesearchaeota archaeon region CAAGCCATCTCCGTATGAGCGGGAAAACTCCTTTTCAAATTCATCATTGGCTGATTTGATAACAGATGCTGAATTGTTTATTGCATCCTGCTGCATTTTTTTGAATCCCATGAATGTGTTTGGAAATCCTATTGGTCCAAAGCTCATGGGCTTCTTTACATCAAGGGAATATAATGGCGAATATTTTGGCAGGAATGAATCAACCTTCCTCTGTTCGGGAATATCAACCGGTTCAAAGACATGCGAAAGCGTGAATCCGTCAAGGCATACCATAACAGGGGTAAGGACTTTCCTGTTCTCGGCAATTTTGTAAGCCATGATTGTTGTGTCAAATGCCTCCTGTGCGCTCTCAACATACAGCTGTATCCAGCCCGAATCCCTTGCAGAAATTGAATCCTGCTGGTCATTCCATATGTTTATTGGTGCAGAAAGAGTCCTGTTGGCAACAGCCATTACTACAGGAAGCCTCATTCCTGAAACTATGAACAGAATTTCGTGCATAAGGGCAAGCCCCTGGGATGCTGTTGCAGTGAAAACCCTTGTTCCGCAGGCAGATGCGCCCATTGCTGCGCTTATTGCGCTGTGCTCTGATTCAGCATCAATCATCTCTGAATCAAGCTCTCCGTTATTAACATACTTCGAAAGCCTCTCAACTATGTGTGTCTGCGGTGTTATTGGATAAACAGGTATGACAGAAGGTCTGCACATTTTTACTGCTGTTGCAACAGCGTCGCTTGCCTCAATTACCTTCTTCATTTTTATTCCCCGAAATTCATGCGAGATTCCTGCTTTTCTTCCATTCGAGAATCTCTTCCATTTTTTTCTTTCTTTCCCTTAGTATCATAATCTGGTTTGGCAGCTCTGAAATATCATCTGCCTTAATCCTTATTTCTGCATCCTTTGCCGGGGTTATTATCTCTATTTCCTTTTCAAGCGGCTTGTAATTTAGCCTCAATACCCCTCCGAATTCAGCTCCGTATCTTGAGGCAATTCTTGCTGAAAAGATTGATACTATTGCATCCAATCCTTTTTCCCTGGAAATTATTTCCCTGAGAGCAGCTTCATCATCCTTTTCTTCTTCATTGAGTTTTTCCATAATTTCCTTTTTCATTTTTTCTCTTTCTCCATTTTTATTGCCTTTACCGGGCACTCCTCTGCGCAGATTCCGCAGCCCTTGCAGTAATCATAGTTTGTCTCAATGTCAGGCGATATTGCGTTTTCAGGGCAGAATACCCAGCATCTTCCGCATTTTATGCACACTTTTGGGTCTTTTATGGGCCTCATGCTCCTCCAGTTGCCGGTCTTGTTTGCAACTGTTGAGCCTGGCTTTTCCACAACAGCGCCAACAGTAAGAACTATTCCGCCCATTTCATAATCGCATTCCTTTTTTTTGCTGTTTTCCCTGTTCAA contains the following coding sequences:
- a CDS encoding 4Fe-4S binding protein; protein product: MGGIVLTVGAVVEKPGSTVANKTGNWRSMRPIKDPKVCIKCGRCWVFCPENAISPDIETNYDYCKGCGICAEECPVKAIKMEKEKK
- the porA gene encoding pyruvate ferredoxin oxidoreductase, which codes for MKKVIEASDAVATAVKMCRPSVIPVYPITPQTHIVERLSKYVNNGELDSEMIDAESEHSAISAAMGASACGTRVFTATASQGLALMHEILFIVSGMRLPVVMAVANRTLSAPINIWNDQQDSISARDSGWIQLYVESAQEAFDTTIMAYKIAENRKVLTPVMVCLDGFTLSHVFEPVDIPEQRKVDSFLPKYSPLYSLDVKKPMSFGPIGFPNTFMGFKKMQQDAINNSASVIKSANDEFEKEFSRSYGDGL